The Steroidobacteraceae bacterium genomic interval CGAACTTCTCGGCTGACCAGCCGAGCAATTCGATCAGCCGTGGCCGATCGAGGCCGTGGCGCACCTTGATGTCAGGATGGGTTGCGGCGCGGGCGAACTTGTTCCATGGGCAGACCAGCTGGCAGTCGTCGCAACCGTAGATTCGGTTGCCGATCAGCGGTCGTAGTTCGACCGGAATGCTGCCCTTCAGCTCAATGGTGAGGTAGGAGATGCAGCGCCGCGCATCGAGCTGATAGGGCGCGACGATGGCTGCCGTGGGGCAGGCCGGCAGACAGGCCGAGCAGCTGCCGCAATGTGCGCTTGCGCGTGCATCGATCGGCAGCGGCAGCGTGGTGAAGATTTCGCCGAGAAAAAACCACGACCCGGCCGTCGTGTTGATGAGGTTGGTGTGCTTGCCGATGAAACCGAGTCCGGCGTTGCGCGCCAGGGCCTTCTCGAGCACAGGGGCGCTGTCGACGAAGACCCGGTGCCCTTGCGCTCCGGCAAGCTCATCGATATGACGTGCGAGCCGGGTCAATGCCCGGCGCAACACCTTGTGGTAGTCGCGACCCAGGGCATAGCGGGACACGTAGCCACGGGTCGGATCCTCGAGCAGTTCGATGGGATCCGCCGCAGTCTGCGGCCAATAGTCCATCCGGGCGCTTATTACGCGCAGCGTGCCCGGGACCAGTTCCGCGGGCCGGCTGCGTCGGCTGCCATGCCGTTGCATATAGCCGAGTTCGCC includes:
- the queG gene encoding tRNA epoxyqueuosine(34) reductase QueG, with the protein product MKQVAATDHPAMLELRSAIAQRAQELGFQAIGVAGIDLGEDEARLRDWLDSGYHGELGYMQRHGSRRSRPAELVPGTLRVISARMDYWPQTAADPIELLEDPTRGYVSRYALGRDYHKVLRRALTRLARHIDELAGAQGHRVFVDSAPVLEKALARNAGLGFIGKHTNLINTTAGSWFFLGEIFTTLPLPIDARASAHCGSCSACLPACPTAAIVAPYQLDARRCISYLTIELKGSIPVELRPLIGNRIYGCDDCQLVCPWNKFARAATHPDIKVRHGLDRPRLIELLGWSAEKFDRLMRGTAIYRLGYQRWQRNIAVALGNAPPSDDIIRALRSSLDGASPMVREHLQWALERQES